One region of Balaenoptera ricei isolate mBalRic1 chromosome 5, mBalRic1.hap2, whole genome shotgun sequence genomic DNA includes:
- the LOC132366550 gene encoding guanine nucleotide-binding protein G(I)/G(S)/G(O) subunit gamma-5, producing MSGSSSVAAMKKVVQQLRLEAGLNRVKVSQAAADLKQFCLQNAQHDPLLTGVSSSTNPFRPQKVCSFL from the coding sequence ATGTCTGGTTCCTCCAGCGTCGCCGCTATGAAGAAAGTGGTTCAACAGCTCCGGCTGGAGGCCGGGCTCAACCGCGTGAAGGTTTCCCAGGCAGCTGCAGATTTGAAACAATTCTGTCTGCAGAATGCTCAACATGACCCCCTGCTGACTGGAGTATCTTCAAGTACAAATCCCTTCAGACCTCAGAAAGTCTGTTCCTTTTTGTAG